A stretch of the Lolium perenne isolate Kyuss_39 chromosome 3, Kyuss_2.0, whole genome shotgun sequence genome encodes the following:
- the LOC127342536 gene encoding uncharacterized protein isoform X4 — MSSMESLAQLEVLCEKLYNSRDSAERAHAESTLKCFSENSDYISQCQYILDNASTPYALMLASTSLLKQVSDRSLSLQLRLDIRNYVMNYLAARGPKLQNFVIVSLIQLVCRITKFGWLDDDRFREIFKEATDFLALASQDHYLIGLKILNFLVMEMNQANSAMPLSLHRKIATSFKDQFLLQIFQISLTSLHQLKSEVADDLRRVPISLALRCLSFDFVGSPVDESSEEFGTVQLPASWRPLLQDPSTVQIFFDYYKVNDTTVSKEALECLVRLASVRRSLFVEDPARSQFLSHLMSGTREILQTGQGLADHGNYHEFCRLLGRFKVNYQLSELLSVEFYGEWIGLVAEFTTKSLLSWQWASNSVYYLLSLWSRLVTSLPYLKGDTPSLLDETVPKITEGFITSRINSVQASSDLDNPLDNAEGLQDQLESLPYLCRFKYESCSLFIINIMEPLLQAYTARSRLPAPGDVAELSVIEGQIAWMVHIIAAILKIRQTVGCSQDSQELFDAELAARVLQLINITDTGGHAQRYQELSKQRLDRAILIFVQNFRRSYVGDQAMHSSKLYARLSELLGLTDHLVLLNVIVGKIATNLKCYAECEDVIDHTLALFQDLASGYMTGKLLLKLESTKFIMSNHSRENFPFLDEYRCVRSRTNFYYILGSLVFMEDGPIKFRTFMEPLLQIAVNLEASADAAFRTDAVKYAFTGLMRDLRGIAMATNSRRTYGLLFEWLYPSRMPLLLRAISLLTDQPEVTTPLFKFMAEFVLNKAQRLTFDSSSPNGILLFREISKLIVAYGSRILLLPNGTDIYARKYKGIWISLTVLSRALCGNYVNFGVFELYGDRALADALDISLKMTLSIPLSDILTFKKLSKAYYGYMEVMFNNHITISSVLNLDTSTFVHIVSTLESGLKGLDTGISTQCASAIDSLAAFYFNNIANITAGDNPPSPAALNLARHIGEFPSLFPQILKTLFEIIIFEDAGNQWSLSRPILSLIMISEQMFSDLRAQILASQAVEQQQRLSQCFDKLMTDVTRSLEPKNRDRFTQNLTTFRHDFRAK; from the exons ATGTCCTCAATGGAGAGCCTAGCACAGCTAGAGGTGTTGTGTGAAAAGCTATACAATTCTAGAGACTCCGCTGAGAGAGCACATGCAGAAAGCACCCTCAAGTGCTTCTCAGAGAACAGTGACTACATTTCACAGTGCCAGTATATATTGGACAATGCATCAACTCCGTACGCCTTGATGCTGGCCAGtacaagcttgttgaagcaagtcTCCGACCGCAGTCTTTCTTTGCAACTGCGCCTGGATATCC GGAATTATGTCATGAACTATCTTGCGGCAAGAGGACCTAAATTGCAGAACTTTGTGATTGTTTCCCTAATTCAGCTTGTTTGTCGGATAACAAAATTTGGGTGGCTTGATGATGACAGATTCAGAGAGATTTTCAAAGAAGCAACAGATTTCTTAGCTCTT GCATCCCAGGATCACTATTTGATAGGATTGAAGATACTAAATTTTCTCGTAATGGAAATGAACCAG GCAAACTCTGCAATGCCCTTGTCGCTTCACAGAAAAATTGCAACCTCATTCAAAGACCAGTTTCTTCTGCAGATCTTCCAAATTTCTCTTACCTCATTACACCAACTGAAGAGTGAAG TTGCAGATGACCTAAGGCGTGTTCCTATTTCTCTTGCGTTGAGGTGCTTGTCATTTGACTTTGTTGGTTCACCAGTGGATGAGAGCTCTGAAGAATTTGGAACAGTGCAG CTTCCTGCATCCTGGAGGCCTCTCCTTCAAGATCCTTCCACTGTCCAGATTTTTTTCGATTACTACAAAGTCAATGATACAACTGTTTCCAAAGAG GCTTTAGAATGTCTTGTCAGGCTTGCTTCTGTCAGGCGTAGTCTTTTTGTGGAGGACCCTGCGAGGTCCCAGTTTCTCTCTCATCTGATGTCAGGCACCAGGGAGATACTCCAAACAGGCCAAG GTCTTGCTGATCATGGGAACTACCATGAGTTCTGCCGTCTCCTGGGACGTTTTAAAGTGAATTATCAG TTATCAGAGCTTCTGAGTGTTGAGTTTTATGGCGAATGGATTGGTCTTGTAGCAGAATTTACAACTAAATCGTTGCTATCATGGCAG TGGGCCAGTAACAGTGTATACTATCTTTTAAGCCTTTGGTCAAGGCTGGTGACATCTTTGCCTTACTTGAAAGGCGATACACCAAGTCTGCTAGATGAAACTGTACCCAAAATTACGGAAGGTTTTATCACTTCCAGAATTAATTCTGTTCAG GCCTCATCAGATTTAGACAATCCGTTGGATAATGCGGAAGGTCTTCAGGATCAGCTGGAGAGTCTTCCTTATCTTTGCCGATTCAAG TACGAAAGCTGTAGCCTTTTCATCATAAATATCATGGAGCCTCTTCTACAAGCTTATACG GCAAGGTCAAGATTACCTGCTCCTGGAGATGTAGCTGAGCTTTCTGTCATTGAAGGGCAGATTGCATGGATGGTCCACATAATTGCAGCCATTCTCAAGATAAGACAGACTGTTGGTTGCAG CCAAGATTCACAGGAGTTATTCGATGCAGAACTTGCAGCCCGAGTGTTACAATTGATAAATATTACTGATACAGGGGGGCATGCACAG AGATATCAAGAATTAAGCAAGCAAAGGCTTGATCGAGCTATTCTTATCTTTGTGCAAAATTTCAGAAGGTCCTATGTAGGTGACCAAGCCATGCATTCTTCAAAG TTGTATGCAAGATTGTCTGAGCTTCTTGGACTGACTGACCATTTAGTTTTACTCAACGTTATTGTTGGGAAAATAGCTACAAATCTCAAGTGCTACGCTGAG TGTGAGGATGTAATTGATCATACTCTGGCACTGTTCCAGGACCTCGCATCTGG CTATATGACTGGAAAGCTTCTTCTCAAGTTGGAGAGTACAAAGTTCATCATGTCAAATCATTCT CGGGAAAATTTTCCGTTTCTTGATGAATACAGGTGTGTCCGCAGTAGAACGAACTTCTACTACATCCTTGGCTCCCTGGTCTTCATGGAAGATGGCCCAATAAAATTCCGCACTTTCATGGAGCCACTTCTGCAG ATTGCAGTTAATTTAGAGGCAAGTGCCGATGCTGCTTTCCGGACTGATGCTGTAAAGTACGCATTTACTGGTTTGATGAGAGATCTACGAGGCATTGCGATGGCCACAAATAG CCGCAGGACTTACGGCCTCCTATTTGAATGGTTGTATCCATCTCGCATGCCGCTTCTATTGAGAGCCATTTCCCTGTTGACAGATCAACCAGAG GTTACCACACCTTTATTCAAGTTCATGGCTGAATTTGTTTTGAACAAAGCTCAGCGATTGACGTTTGATTCGTCATCACcaaatgggatcctactgtttcgAGAGATAAGCAAGCTTATTGTGGCTTATGGTTCAAGGATTCTATTACTTCCAAATGGCACTGATATTTATGCAAGAAAATACAAAGGCATATGGATTTCATTGACTGTTCTTTCAAGGG CCTTATGTGGGAACTATGTCAATTTTGGCGTGTTTGAGCTTTATGGTGACAGAGCACTCGCAGATGCCCTTGACATATCTTTGAAGATGACGCTGTCAATTCCACTGTCTGATATATTGACATTTAAAAAG CTATCAAAAGCATACTATGGATACATGGAAGTTATGTTCAACAACCATATCACTATCAGTTCTGTTCTCAATTTGGATACAAGCACCTTCGTGCATATTGTCAGCACACTTGAATCTGGCTTAAAAGGATTAGATACAGGGATATCAACACAG TGCGCTTCCGCCATTGATAGCTTGGCAGCTTTCTATTTTAACAATATAGCTAATATAACTGCTGGTGATAATCCTCCATCACCAGCTGCACTGAATCTTGCTCGGCATATTGGGGAGTTCCCCAGTTTATTTCCTCAG ATACTAAAGACACTTTTTGAAATCATTATCTTCGAGGATGCGGGTAACCAGTGGAGTCTCAGTAGACCAATACTGAGTTTAATAATGATCAGTGAACAG ATGTTTAGTGATCTGAGAGCACAGATATTAGCGTCACAG GCTGTAGAGCAGCAACAACGCCTCTCCCAGTGTTTCGATAAGCTCATGACTGATGTCACAAGGAGCCTGGAACCGAAGAACAGAGATAGATTCACTCAGAACCTTACAACATTCAGGCATGATTTCCGAGCGAAGTAG
- the LOC127342536 gene encoding uncharacterized protein isoform X2: MSSMESLAQLEVLCEKLYNSRDSAERAHAESTLKCFSENSDYISQCQYILDNASTPYALMLASTSLLKQVSDRSLSLQLRLDIRNYVMNYLAARGPKLQNFVIVSLIQLVCRITKFGWLDDDRFREIFKEATDFLALASQDHYLIGLKILNFLVMEMNQANSAMPLSLHRKIATSFKDQFLLQIFQISLTSLHQLKSEGNFPVADDLRRVPISLALRCLSFDFVGSPVDESSEEFGTVQLPASWRPLLQDPSTVQIFFDYYKVNDTTVSKEALECLVRLASVRRSLFVEDPARSQFLSHLMSGTREILQTGQGLADHGNYHEFCRLLGRFKVNYQLSELLSVEFYGEWIGLVAEFTTKSLLSWQWASNSVYYLLSLWSRLVTSLPYLKGDTPSLLDETVPKITEGFITSRINSVQASSDLDNPLDNAEGLQDQLESLPYLCRFKYESCSLFIINIMEPLLQAYTARSRLPAPGDVAELSVIEGQIAWMVHIIAAILKIRQTVGCSQDSQELFDAELAARVLQLINITDTGGHAQRYQELSKQRLDRAILIFVQNFRRSYVGDQAMHSSKLYARLSELLGLTDHLVLLNVIVGKIATNLKCYAECEDVIDHTLALFQDLASGYMTGKLLLKLESTKFIMSNHSRENFPFLDEYRCVRSRTNFYYILGSLVFMEDGPIKFRTFMEPLLQIAVNLEASADAAFRTDAVKYAFTGLMRDLRGIAMATNSRRTYGLLFEWLYPSRMPLLLRAISLLTDQPEVTTPLFKFMAEFVLNKAQRLTFDSSSPNGILLFREISKLIVAYGSRILLLPNGTDIYARKYKGIWISLTVLSRALCGNYVNFGVFELYGDRALADALDISLKMTLSIPLSDILTFKKLSKAYYGYMEVMFNNHITISSVLNLDTSTFVHIVSTLESGLKGLDTGISTQCASAIDSLAAFYFNNIANITAGDNPPSPAALNLARHIGEFPSLFPQILKTLFEIIIFEDAGNQWSLSRPILSLIMISEQMFSDLRAQILASQAVEQQQRLSQCFDKLMTDVTRSLEPKNRDRFTQNLTTFRHDFRAK, from the exons ATGTCCTCAATGGAGAGCCTAGCACAGCTAGAGGTGTTGTGTGAAAAGCTATACAATTCTAGAGACTCCGCTGAGAGAGCACATGCAGAAAGCACCCTCAAGTGCTTCTCAGAGAACAGTGACTACATTTCACAGTGCCAGTATATATTGGACAATGCATCAACTCCGTACGCCTTGATGCTGGCCAGtacaagcttgttgaagcaagtcTCCGACCGCAGTCTTTCTTTGCAACTGCGCCTGGATATCC GGAATTATGTCATGAACTATCTTGCGGCAAGAGGACCTAAATTGCAGAACTTTGTGATTGTTTCCCTAATTCAGCTTGTTTGTCGGATAACAAAATTTGGGTGGCTTGATGATGACAGATTCAGAGAGATTTTCAAAGAAGCAACAGATTTCTTAGCTCTT GCATCCCAGGATCACTATTTGATAGGATTGAAGATACTAAATTTTCTCGTAATGGAAATGAACCAG GCAAACTCTGCAATGCCCTTGTCGCTTCACAGAAAAATTGCAACCTCATTCAAAGACCAGTTTCTTCTGCAGATCTTCCAAATTTCTCTTACCTCATTACACCAACTGAAGAGTGAAGGTAACTTTCCAG TTGCAGATGACCTAAGGCGTGTTCCTATTTCTCTTGCGTTGAGGTGCTTGTCATTTGACTTTGTTGGTTCACCAGTGGATGAGAGCTCTGAAGAATTTGGAACAGTGCAG CTTCCTGCATCCTGGAGGCCTCTCCTTCAAGATCCTTCCACTGTCCAGATTTTTTTCGATTACTACAAAGTCAATGATACAACTGTTTCCAAAGAG GCTTTAGAATGTCTTGTCAGGCTTGCTTCTGTCAGGCGTAGTCTTTTTGTGGAGGACCCTGCGAGGTCCCAGTTTCTCTCTCATCTGATGTCAGGCACCAGGGAGATACTCCAAACAGGCCAAG GTCTTGCTGATCATGGGAACTACCATGAGTTCTGCCGTCTCCTGGGACGTTTTAAAGTGAATTATCAG TTATCAGAGCTTCTGAGTGTTGAGTTTTATGGCGAATGGATTGGTCTTGTAGCAGAATTTACAACTAAATCGTTGCTATCATGGCAG TGGGCCAGTAACAGTGTATACTATCTTTTAAGCCTTTGGTCAAGGCTGGTGACATCTTTGCCTTACTTGAAAGGCGATACACCAAGTCTGCTAGATGAAACTGTACCCAAAATTACGGAAGGTTTTATCACTTCCAGAATTAATTCTGTTCAG GCCTCATCAGATTTAGACAATCCGTTGGATAATGCGGAAGGTCTTCAGGATCAGCTGGAGAGTCTTCCTTATCTTTGCCGATTCAAG TACGAAAGCTGTAGCCTTTTCATCATAAATATCATGGAGCCTCTTCTACAAGCTTATACG GCAAGGTCAAGATTACCTGCTCCTGGAGATGTAGCTGAGCTTTCTGTCATTGAAGGGCAGATTGCATGGATGGTCCACATAATTGCAGCCATTCTCAAGATAAGACAGACTGTTGGTTGCAG CCAAGATTCACAGGAGTTATTCGATGCAGAACTTGCAGCCCGAGTGTTACAATTGATAAATATTACTGATACAGGGGGGCATGCACAG AGATATCAAGAATTAAGCAAGCAAAGGCTTGATCGAGCTATTCTTATCTTTGTGCAAAATTTCAGAAGGTCCTATGTAGGTGACCAAGCCATGCATTCTTCAAAG TTGTATGCAAGATTGTCTGAGCTTCTTGGACTGACTGACCATTTAGTTTTACTCAACGTTATTGTTGGGAAAATAGCTACAAATCTCAAGTGCTACGCTGAG TGTGAGGATGTAATTGATCATACTCTGGCACTGTTCCAGGACCTCGCATCTGG CTATATGACTGGAAAGCTTCTTCTCAAGTTGGAGAGTACAAAGTTCATCATGTCAAATCATTCT CGGGAAAATTTTCCGTTTCTTGATGAATACAGGTGTGTCCGCAGTAGAACGAACTTCTACTACATCCTTGGCTCCCTGGTCTTCATGGAAGATGGCCCAATAAAATTCCGCACTTTCATGGAGCCACTTCTGCAG ATTGCAGTTAATTTAGAGGCAAGTGCCGATGCTGCTTTCCGGACTGATGCTGTAAAGTACGCATTTACTGGTTTGATGAGAGATCTACGAGGCATTGCGATGGCCACAAATAG CCGCAGGACTTACGGCCTCCTATTTGAATGGTTGTATCCATCTCGCATGCCGCTTCTATTGAGAGCCATTTCCCTGTTGACAGATCAACCAGAG GTTACCACACCTTTATTCAAGTTCATGGCTGAATTTGTTTTGAACAAAGCTCAGCGATTGACGTTTGATTCGTCATCACcaaatgggatcctactgtttcgAGAGATAAGCAAGCTTATTGTGGCTTATGGTTCAAGGATTCTATTACTTCCAAATGGCACTGATATTTATGCAAGAAAATACAAAGGCATATGGATTTCATTGACTGTTCTTTCAAGGG CCTTATGTGGGAACTATGTCAATTTTGGCGTGTTTGAGCTTTATGGTGACAGAGCACTCGCAGATGCCCTTGACATATCTTTGAAGATGACGCTGTCAATTCCACTGTCTGATATATTGACATTTAAAAAG CTATCAAAAGCATACTATGGATACATGGAAGTTATGTTCAACAACCATATCACTATCAGTTCTGTTCTCAATTTGGATACAAGCACCTTCGTGCATATTGTCAGCACACTTGAATCTGGCTTAAAAGGATTAGATACAGGGATATCAACACAG TGCGCTTCCGCCATTGATAGCTTGGCAGCTTTCTATTTTAACAATATAGCTAATATAACTGCTGGTGATAATCCTCCATCACCAGCTGCACTGAATCTTGCTCGGCATATTGGGGAGTTCCCCAGTTTATTTCCTCAG ATACTAAAGACACTTTTTGAAATCATTATCTTCGAGGATGCGGGTAACCAGTGGAGTCTCAGTAGACCAATACTGAGTTTAATAATGATCAGTGAACAG ATGTTTAGTGATCTGAGAGCACAGATATTAGCGTCACAG GCTGTAGAGCAGCAACAACGCCTCTCCCAGTGTTTCGATAAGCTCATGACTGATGTCACAAGGAGCCTGGAACCGAAGAACAGAGATAGATTCACTCAGAACCTTACAACATTCAGGCATGATTTCCGAGCGAAGTAG
- the LOC127342536 gene encoding uncharacterized protein isoform X1 gives MSSMESLAQLEVLCEKLYNSRDSAERAHAESTLKCFSENSDYISQCQYILDNASTPYALMLASTSLLKQVSDRSLSLQLRLDIRNYVMNYLAARGPKLQNFVIVSLIQLVCRITKFGWLDDDRFREIFKEATDFLALASQDHYLIGLKILNFLVMEMNQANSAMPLSLHRKIATSFKDQFLLQIFQISLTSLHQLKSEGNFPVADDLRRVPISLALRCLSFDFVGSPVDESSEEFGTVQLPASWRPLLQDPSTVQIFFDYYKVNDTTVSKEALECLVRLASVRRSLFVEDPARSQFLSHLMSGTREILQTGQGLADHGNYHEFCRLLGRFKVNYQLSELLSVEFYGEWIGLVAEFTTKSLLSWQWASNSVYYLLSLWSRLVTSLPYLKGDTPSLLDETVPKITEGFITSRINSVQASSDLDNPLDNAEGLQDQLESLPYLCRFKYESCSLFIINIMEPLLQAYTARSRLPAPGDVAELSVIEGQIAWMVHIIAAILKIRQTVGCSQDSQELFDAELAARVLQLINITDTGGHAQRYQELSKQRLDRAILIFVQNFRRSYVGDQAMHSSKQLYARLSELLGLTDHLVLLNVIVGKIATNLKCYAECEDVIDHTLALFQDLASGYMTGKLLLKLESTKFIMSNHSRENFPFLDEYRCVRSRTNFYYILGSLVFMEDGPIKFRTFMEPLLQIAVNLEASADAAFRTDAVKYAFTGLMRDLRGIAMATNSRRTYGLLFEWLYPSRMPLLLRAISLLTDQPEVTTPLFKFMAEFVLNKAQRLTFDSSSPNGILLFREISKLIVAYGSRILLLPNGTDIYARKYKGIWISLTVLSRALCGNYVNFGVFELYGDRALADALDISLKMTLSIPLSDILTFKKLSKAYYGYMEVMFNNHITISSVLNLDTSTFVHIVSTLESGLKGLDTGISTQCASAIDSLAAFYFNNIANITAGDNPPSPAALNLARHIGEFPSLFPQILKTLFEIIIFEDAGNQWSLSRPILSLIMISEQMFSDLRAQILASQAVEQQQRLSQCFDKLMTDVTRSLEPKNRDRFTQNLTTFRHDFRAK, from the exons ATGTCCTCAATGGAGAGCCTAGCACAGCTAGAGGTGTTGTGTGAAAAGCTATACAATTCTAGAGACTCCGCTGAGAGAGCACATGCAGAAAGCACCCTCAAGTGCTTCTCAGAGAACAGTGACTACATTTCACAGTGCCAGTATATATTGGACAATGCATCAACTCCGTACGCCTTGATGCTGGCCAGtacaagcttgttgaagcaagtcTCCGACCGCAGTCTTTCTTTGCAACTGCGCCTGGATATCC GGAATTATGTCATGAACTATCTTGCGGCAAGAGGACCTAAATTGCAGAACTTTGTGATTGTTTCCCTAATTCAGCTTGTTTGTCGGATAACAAAATTTGGGTGGCTTGATGATGACAGATTCAGAGAGATTTTCAAAGAAGCAACAGATTTCTTAGCTCTT GCATCCCAGGATCACTATTTGATAGGATTGAAGATACTAAATTTTCTCGTAATGGAAATGAACCAG GCAAACTCTGCAATGCCCTTGTCGCTTCACAGAAAAATTGCAACCTCATTCAAAGACCAGTTTCTTCTGCAGATCTTCCAAATTTCTCTTACCTCATTACACCAACTGAAGAGTGAAGGTAACTTTCCAG TTGCAGATGACCTAAGGCGTGTTCCTATTTCTCTTGCGTTGAGGTGCTTGTCATTTGACTTTGTTGGTTCACCAGTGGATGAGAGCTCTGAAGAATTTGGAACAGTGCAG CTTCCTGCATCCTGGAGGCCTCTCCTTCAAGATCCTTCCACTGTCCAGATTTTTTTCGATTACTACAAAGTCAATGATACAACTGTTTCCAAAGAG GCTTTAGAATGTCTTGTCAGGCTTGCTTCTGTCAGGCGTAGTCTTTTTGTGGAGGACCCTGCGAGGTCCCAGTTTCTCTCTCATCTGATGTCAGGCACCAGGGAGATACTCCAAACAGGCCAAG GTCTTGCTGATCATGGGAACTACCATGAGTTCTGCCGTCTCCTGGGACGTTTTAAAGTGAATTATCAG TTATCAGAGCTTCTGAGTGTTGAGTTTTATGGCGAATGGATTGGTCTTGTAGCAGAATTTACAACTAAATCGTTGCTATCATGGCAG TGGGCCAGTAACAGTGTATACTATCTTTTAAGCCTTTGGTCAAGGCTGGTGACATCTTTGCCTTACTTGAAAGGCGATACACCAAGTCTGCTAGATGAAACTGTACCCAAAATTACGGAAGGTTTTATCACTTCCAGAATTAATTCTGTTCAG GCCTCATCAGATTTAGACAATCCGTTGGATAATGCGGAAGGTCTTCAGGATCAGCTGGAGAGTCTTCCTTATCTTTGCCGATTCAAG TACGAAAGCTGTAGCCTTTTCATCATAAATATCATGGAGCCTCTTCTACAAGCTTATACG GCAAGGTCAAGATTACCTGCTCCTGGAGATGTAGCTGAGCTTTCTGTCATTGAAGGGCAGATTGCATGGATGGTCCACATAATTGCAGCCATTCTCAAGATAAGACAGACTGTTGGTTGCAG CCAAGATTCACAGGAGTTATTCGATGCAGAACTTGCAGCCCGAGTGTTACAATTGATAAATATTACTGATACAGGGGGGCATGCACAG AGATATCAAGAATTAAGCAAGCAAAGGCTTGATCGAGCTATTCTTATCTTTGTGCAAAATTTCAGAAGGTCCTATGTAGGTGACCAAGCCATGCATTCTTCAAAG CAGTTGTATGCAAGATTGTCTGAGCTTCTTGGACTGACTGACCATTTAGTTTTACTCAACGTTATTGTTGGGAAAATAGCTACAAATCTCAAGTGCTACGCTGAG TGTGAGGATGTAATTGATCATACTCTGGCACTGTTCCAGGACCTCGCATCTGG CTATATGACTGGAAAGCTTCTTCTCAAGTTGGAGAGTACAAAGTTCATCATGTCAAATCATTCT CGGGAAAATTTTCCGTTTCTTGATGAATACAGGTGTGTCCGCAGTAGAACGAACTTCTACTACATCCTTGGCTCCCTGGTCTTCATGGAAGATGGCCCAATAAAATTCCGCACTTTCATGGAGCCACTTCTGCAG ATTGCAGTTAATTTAGAGGCAAGTGCCGATGCTGCTTTCCGGACTGATGCTGTAAAGTACGCATTTACTGGTTTGATGAGAGATCTACGAGGCATTGCGATGGCCACAAATAG CCGCAGGACTTACGGCCTCCTATTTGAATGGTTGTATCCATCTCGCATGCCGCTTCTATTGAGAGCCATTTCCCTGTTGACAGATCAACCAGAG GTTACCACACCTTTATTCAAGTTCATGGCTGAATTTGTTTTGAACAAAGCTCAGCGATTGACGTTTGATTCGTCATCACcaaatgggatcctactgtttcgAGAGATAAGCAAGCTTATTGTGGCTTATGGTTCAAGGATTCTATTACTTCCAAATGGCACTGATATTTATGCAAGAAAATACAAAGGCATATGGATTTCATTGACTGTTCTTTCAAGGG CCTTATGTGGGAACTATGTCAATTTTGGCGTGTTTGAGCTTTATGGTGACAGAGCACTCGCAGATGCCCTTGACATATCTTTGAAGATGACGCTGTCAATTCCACTGTCTGATATATTGACATTTAAAAAG CTATCAAAAGCATACTATGGATACATGGAAGTTATGTTCAACAACCATATCACTATCAGTTCTGTTCTCAATTTGGATACAAGCACCTTCGTGCATATTGTCAGCACACTTGAATCTGGCTTAAAAGGATTAGATACAGGGATATCAACACAG TGCGCTTCCGCCATTGATAGCTTGGCAGCTTTCTATTTTAACAATATAGCTAATATAACTGCTGGTGATAATCCTCCATCACCAGCTGCACTGAATCTTGCTCGGCATATTGGGGAGTTCCCCAGTTTATTTCCTCAG ATACTAAAGACACTTTTTGAAATCATTATCTTCGAGGATGCGGGTAACCAGTGGAGTCTCAGTAGACCAATACTGAGTTTAATAATGATCAGTGAACAG ATGTTTAGTGATCTGAGAGCACAGATATTAGCGTCACAG GCTGTAGAGCAGCAACAACGCCTCTCCCAGTGTTTCGATAAGCTCATGACTGATGTCACAAGGAGCCTGGAACCGAAGAACAGAGATAGATTCACTCAGAACCTTACAACATTCAGGCATGATTTCCGAGCGAAGTAG